The Mesorhizobium sp. NBSH29 genome has a segment encoding these proteins:
- a CDS encoding endonuclease domain-containing protein: protein MTRRVPSRRSPTKIARARVLRHGENMAEALVWNELKAKRLSGYKFVRQMPIGPYFADFACRSAKLVVELDGSQHAESSYDRNRDEFMRGKGFSVLRFWNVDALKHRASLCETILAALEGRLHEDVVADDLRFVFASPRG, encoded by the coding sequence ATGACAAGACGGGTTCCAAGCCGCCGTTCACCCACAAAAATCGCTCGCGCCCGCGTGCTGCGCCATGGCGAGAACATGGCCGAAGCGCTGGTGTGGAATGAGCTGAAAGCCAAAAGGCTCAGCGGCTACAAATTCGTCCGCCAAATGCCCATCGGTCCCTATTTCGCCGACTTCGCCTGCCGCAGCGCGAAGCTGGTGGTGGAACTGGATGGCAGCCAGCACGCAGAAAGCTCCTATGACCGCAACCGCGACGAATTCATGCGCGGCAAAGGCTTTTCTGTCCTTCGCTTCTGGAATGTCGACGCACTGAAGCACCGGGCAAGCCTGTGCGAGACAATTCTGGCGGCGCTTGAAGGCAGACTCCATGAGGACGTTGTGGCGGATGATCTGCGGTTTGTGTTTGCATCGCCACGTGGGTGA
- the maiA gene encoding maleylacetoacetate isomerase codes for MTAHQDKIVLHNYFRSSTSYRVRIALAMKRLDYTYVAHHLRHGSHREQNYLAVNPQGLVPALVWTDGTMIAQSLAIIEFLDDVAPQPPLLPTDALGRARVRMLAQMIACDIHPVNNLRVLTALRTLYGAGDDDITNWFRHWVNETFEPLEKILASSSETGTFCHGEQPGLADICVVAQVANNQRFGVDMTPYPTIARINAACLEVEAFQTSAPANQPDAE; via the coding sequence ATGACCGCGCATCAGGACAAAATCGTTCTGCACAATTATTTCCGCTCATCGACCTCCTATCGGGTGCGGATTGCGCTGGCGATGAAGCGACTGGATTACACCTATGTCGCCCACCATCTGCGCCATGGCAGCCACCGCGAGCAAAATTATCTGGCGGTCAATCCACAGGGGCTGGTGCCGGCGCTGGTGTGGACCGATGGCACGATGATCGCGCAATCGTTGGCGATCATCGAATTTCTGGACGACGTGGCGCCGCAACCACCGCTGCTGCCAACCGATGCGCTGGGCCGCGCGCGGGTGAGAATGCTGGCGCAGATGATCGCCTGCGACATCCACCCGGTGAACAATCTGCGTGTCCTGACAGCGCTGCGCACACTTTACGGCGCCGGCGACGACGACATCACCAACTGGTTCCGCCATTGGGTGAATGAAACCTTCGAACCGCTTGAGAAGATTCTGGCATCCAGTTCAGAGACCGGAACCTTCTGCCATGGCGAACAGCCGGGCCTGGCTGATATCTGTGTCGTCGCCCAGGTCGCCAACAACCAGCGTTTTGGCGTCGACATGACCCCCTACCCGACAATAGCCCGCATCAACGCGGCCTGCTTGGAAGTGGAGGCGTTTCAAACCTCAGCCCCGGCGAACCAGCCGGATGCGGAGTGA
- the soxR gene encoding redox-sensitive transcriptional activator SoxR, with translation MMRVTVQPHLKSSGGCDLFAAMITMFTIGDVARRSGIATSALRFYEERGLLISERARSGHRRYPRAALRRVAFIVFAQKVGLSLEEIAAELAKLPPDRAPSGRDWEKLSATWTARIDQKIAELQRLRAGLGECIGCGCLSLDRCKLTNPQDRASSRGSGPRYWIGDRPAD, from the coding sequence ATGATGCGTGTAACTGTTCAACCGCACTTGAAGTCAAGCGGTGGCTGTGATCTTTTCGCGGCCATGATCACCATGTTCACCATCGGCGATGTGGCGCGGCGCAGCGGCATCGCAACGTCGGCCCTGCGCTTCTATGAAGAGCGCGGCCTGTTGATCTCCGAGCGCGCCCGTTCCGGCCACCGGCGTTACCCGCGGGCAGCATTGCGCCGCGTTGCCTTCATCGTATTTGCCCAGAAAGTCGGGCTGTCGCTGGAGGAAATTGCCGCAGAACTGGCAAAACTGCCGCCAGACAGGGCGCCAAGCGGACGCGACTGGGAAAAACTTTCTGCCACCTGGACAGCACGCATAGACCAGAAGATCGCCGAACTGCAACGCCTGCGCGCCGGCTTGGGCGAATGCATCGGCTGCGGCTGCCTGTCGCTGGACCGCTGCAAACTCACCAACCCGCAGGACCGCGCCAGCAGCAGAGGCAGCGGCCCGCGCTACTGGATCGGCGACAGGCCGGCAGATTGA